From Pseudothermotoga thermarum DSM 5069, a single genomic window includes:
- a CDS encoding proline--tRNA ligase, producing the protein MRFSKLYAPTLKETPGDAEVVSHALLYRAGFIRKAAAGVYNFLPLGKRTLAKIEKIIREEMDRIGAQEILMPIIQPAELWQMTGRWEDYGPEMMKLKDRHNRDFTLGPTHEEMVTFLVKDELRSYKQLPVFLYQIGLKYRDEIRPRFGLLRAREFIMKDGYSFHDSYESLNETYEACKQAYSRIIERIGLKYTVVEAASGAIGGSESHEFVSFAPIGETNLLKCESCGYASNDEQAPYKGDYEKYEEEEKPLTLVHTPNVRTVQQVADFLGVKPSRIVKSLLFVGRNGFVMALIQGDKELNVEKLKVQMQDQSLRLAEPEEVLEAFKVPIGFIGPVGLNNVTIVADYGVKYMKNVVVGGMKTDYHYVNTNLGRDFKVDIFADLRVVEPNDPCPICGKPLSGSKGIELGHVFKLGTKYSKAMNAMYMDEKGELKPFIMGCYGWGVSRTMAAVVEQLNDEDGIIWPRSVAPFEAIITIVSVNDEKQKSFAEALYNRLKEKIDVIIDDREISPGMKFKDADLIGFPLRITVGKSLADGSVELKLRNSKKHEKVSADLEKVVEMAIKMLDDYDPHKRE; encoded by the coding sequence GTGAGGTTTAGTAAGCTTTATGCACCTACTTTGAAGGAAACACCTGGTGATGCGGAGGTTGTAAGTCATGCTTTGCTTTACAGAGCTGGCTTTATAAGAAAAGCTGCGGCTGGTGTTTACAACTTTTTGCCCCTTGGAAAAAGAACTTTGGCGAAAATAGAAAAAATCATCAGGGAAGAGATGGACAGAATAGGAGCCCAGGAGATTTTGATGCCCATAATTCAACCAGCTGAACTGTGGCAGATGACTGGAAGATGGGAAGACTATGGTCCTGAAATGATGAAATTGAAAGACAGGCACAACAGAGATTTCACGCTTGGTCCAACACACGAGGAAATGGTCACTTTCCTTGTGAAAGACGAACTTCGATCCTACAAGCAATTGCCCGTTTTTCTCTATCAGATTGGTTTGAAGTATAGAGACGAAATTAGGCCGAGGTTTGGCTTGCTTCGCGCAAGAGAGTTCATAATGAAGGATGGTTATAGTTTTCACGACAGCTATGAATCGTTGAACGAAACTTACGAAGCATGTAAACAAGCCTATAGTCGAATCATCGAAAGAATAGGTTTGAAATACACAGTTGTTGAAGCTGCATCCGGTGCGATTGGAGGAAGTGAATCACACGAATTTGTCAGTTTTGCACCAATTGGTGAAACGAACCTTTTAAAGTGTGAAAGCTGTGGATATGCATCAAATGATGAACAAGCACCGTACAAGGGAGATTACGAAAAGTACGAAGAAGAGGAAAAACCTTTGACCCTTGTTCATACACCAAATGTTCGCACCGTTCAGCAGGTAGCAGATTTTCTTGGAGTAAAACCTTCCAGGATAGTTAAATCACTGCTTTTTGTTGGAAGAAACGGTTTTGTCATGGCTTTGATCCAAGGCGACAAAGAGCTGAATGTTGAAAAACTCAAGGTACAGATGCAAGATCAATCTTTGAGGTTAGCTGAGCCAGAAGAAGTTTTGGAAGCCTTCAAGGTGCCGATAGGCTTCATCGGGCCAGTTGGTTTGAACAACGTTACGATCGTCGCAGATTACGGAGTCAAATACATGAAGAACGTCGTTGTTGGCGGAATGAAAACCGATTATCACTACGTGAATACAAACCTTGGAAGAGATTTCAAAGTAGACATCTTTGCAGATCTTAGAGTTGTTGAACCGAACGATCCATGCCCAATTTGTGGAAAGCCGCTATCAGGTTCCAAAGGTATCGAGCTTGGCCATGTTTTCAAACTTGGCACAAAGTACTCAAAAGCCATGAACGCTATGTACATGGATGAAAAGGGAGAGTTAAAACCGTTCATAATGGGGTGTTATGGTTGGGGTGTTTCAAGAACTATGGCAGCCGTTGTTGAACAGTTGAACGACGAAGACGGGATAATATGGCCACGTTCTGTTGCACCGTTTGAGGCGATAATCACGATCGTTTCGGTTAACGACGAAAAACAAAAAAGTTTTGCTGAGGCCTTGTACAACAGACTGAAAGAAAAGATCGATGTGATTATCGATGATAGGGAAATTTCACCTGGCATGAAGTTCAAAGATGCCGATTTGATAGGCTTTCCATTGAGAATCACCGTTGGAAAAAGTCTTGCCGATGGTTCTGTGGAACTAAAGCTGAGAAATTCCAAAAAGCACGAGAAAGTTTCAGCAGATTTGGAAAAAGTGGTTGAAATGGCTATCAAAATGCTCGATGATTACGATCCACACAAGAGGGAGTGA
- the ftsY gene encoding signal recognition particle-docking protein FtsY: MGFFEKLKASLEKTRKSIFEGLGKLLKGKKIDQELLEQLEEKLIMADVGYETTQEILQKLEKENTEDALETLKKVLVEILSNGNQLVVPNAKPFVIMVVGVNGTGKTTSVAKLGAYFQNLGKTVVLAAADTFRAAAIEQLQEWGKRINCTVIAHSEGADPAAVAFDAVNHAKAKEKDVVIIDTAGRLHTKKNLMEELRKIHRVVGKVVENAPHEVLLVIDATTGQNGLVQAKVFKEMVNITGIILTKLDGTAKGGIALAIKKELGVPIKFIGVGESLEDFKPFDPTLFVEALLE; this comes from the coding sequence ATGGGATTTTTCGAAAAATTGAAAGCAAGCCTTGAAAAAACTCGAAAAAGTATTTTTGAGGGACTTGGGAAACTTTTAAAAGGCAAAAAAATAGATCAAGAATTGCTCGAGCAACTTGAAGAGAAACTGATAATGGCAGACGTGGGCTATGAAACAACCCAAGAGATTCTTCAAAAGCTTGAAAAAGAAAACACAGAAGATGCGCTTGAAACGTTGAAAAAAGTGCTTGTGGAAATTCTTTCAAATGGAAATCAACTTGTTGTTCCGAATGCAAAACCTTTTGTGATAATGGTTGTGGGTGTCAACGGGACAGGAAAAACAACCAGCGTGGCAAAACTTGGCGCCTATTTTCAAAATCTTGGCAAAACAGTGGTTCTTGCCGCCGCGGACACCTTCAGAGCAGCTGCCATCGAACAACTTCAAGAATGGGGTAAAAGAATAAATTGTACAGTAATAGCACACAGTGAAGGCGCAGACCCGGCTGCCGTAGCCTTCGATGCGGTAAATCACGCAAAGGCTAAAGAAAAGGATGTGGTGATAATAGATACAGCCGGAAGACTTCATACAAAAAAGAACCTTATGGAAGAACTTCGAAAAATACACAGAGTTGTTGGAAAGGTTGTTGAAAATGCCCCCCACGAGGTATTGCTTGTGATAGACGCAACGACAGGGCAAAACGGTCTTGTTCAAGCAAAAGTTTTCAAGGAAATGGTGAACATAACCGGTATAATTCTGACAAAACTCGATGGTACGGCAAAAGGAGGAATAGCCCTTGCGATAAAGAAAGAGCTCGGCGTTCCAATAAAGTTCATAGGTGTTGGAGAAAGTTTGGAGGATTTCAAACCTTTCGATCCAACACTGTTTGTGGAAGCTTTACTTGAATAA
- a CDS encoding DUF2225 domain-containing protein, which yields MPTFWKKSLVCLVCGTTFEAVRVFTDAIRIKDRDSDLKPTYEGVNYLLFQPITCPNCFYTTFEEDFGKPVKPEVLEKLKKLTAKLKNAVKIDLSENRTLKDGISIYTIMTAVYMLMEKPLKTAEAYLKLAWLYREFGSEEEEKKALKSALNFFLESYTKEALSDEQQAMVLFYLGEINRRLGNKKDAIKWFSQLIKTYGGSNSLYVKLARTQWQEVASEK from the coding sequence TTGCCTACTTTTTGGAAAAAATCTCTAGTGTGTCTTGTTTGTGGAACGACATTTGAAGCTGTTAGAGTTTTTACGGATGCGATAAGAATAAAGGATCGTGACAGCGATCTTAAGCCCACCTACGAAGGAGTTAACTACCTCCTTTTTCAACCAATAACTTGTCCAAATTGCTTTTACACTACTTTTGAAGAAGATTTTGGAAAACCCGTAAAGCCAGAGGTACTCGAAAAGCTCAAAAAGCTCACAGCTAAGTTGAAAAACGCTGTGAAAATTGACTTGAGCGAAAACAGAACGCTCAAAGATGGCATATCGATTTACACCATAATGACGGCAGTTTACATGCTGATGGAAAAACCTTTAAAAACAGCTGAAGCTTACCTAAAGCTTGCTTGGCTTTACAGAGAATTTGGCAGCGAGGAAGAAGAGAAGAAAGCCTTGAAAAGCGCATTGAATTTTTTCCTTGAAAGTTACACAAAAGAAGCTTTGAGCGACGAACAGCAAGCTATGGTTTTATTCTATCTTGGAGAAATAAACAGGAGACTTGGAAACAAAAAGGATGCGATCAAATGGTTCTCACAACTTATTAAAACCTATGGTGGTTCAAATTCTTTGTACGTAAAACTTGCAAGAACTCAATGGCAGGAGGTTGCCAGCGAAAAGTGA
- a CDS encoding 3D domain-containing protein, with protein MKVKSLIFILPFLILILTSCMQYDRDVMEKLNRRLDDLEYKLMQIERNQNATRQEVQKLQEEINRLSEEIAYAKRMLDLQRTTPTVSQEDVDKILSRLSSLEMRFSQLSVALNISDIRELIYKLGDLEAAQKQQQLAYEKFVRETQILLEQVNAREIAERLDSLTNSLISIRNQINQALELEARIKALESSVENLVAMSDGSPTNISKLESDINQLRVSLRELESNLRREMDKRFFEFQQRTVYSGTSSDLQNYIANTTALVRQLTNELEYLRGLVREYDRDRFLKLDQGYITYVVKPGDTLSAIARAYGFGADKIKQIVELNQLQDPNRLLVGQRLKIPIDDPSSLFRYPLDVPVDPKNVLSSFGQPVGGGVRTGVEIYVDQPTKVRAILPGKVVNILKDDGYWVRIDHGNGILAVYGNLSTVEVSQGQWVGIGQFVGTVDRIFHFEIWIDGEPKDPFRIIFKYAGQFEATYYTEWEDGKLPEHPTFRITTAGTIPKNWWTLAADPSVLPLGTVVYIPQFSDKPNNGFFVVEDTGLAIKGRIIDIYLNDLAQARANMRSFVDVYIVTSK; from the coding sequence GTGAAAGTAAAATCATTGATCTTCATCCTTCCTTTTTTGATATTGATACTGACATCATGTATGCAATACGACAGAGACGTGATGGAAAAGCTAAACCGAAGATTGGACGATCTTGAATACAAACTCATGCAGATTGAGAGAAATCAAAACGCAACCCGACAAGAAGTTCAAAAGTTGCAAGAAGAAATCAACAGGCTGAGCGAGGAAATAGCTTACGCCAAAAGAATGCTGGATCTTCAAAGAACAACCCCAACAGTTTCCCAAGAAGATGTGGATAAAATTTTGTCGCGACTTAGCTCACTTGAAATGAGGTTCAGTCAACTTTCGGTGGCTTTGAATATATCTGATATTAGAGAATTGATATACAAACTTGGGGACCTTGAGGCTGCTCAAAAGCAACAACAATTGGCCTACGAAAAATTCGTGCGTGAAACACAAATTCTTCTTGAGCAGGTTAATGCACGTGAAATAGCAGAAAGACTTGATAGTTTAACAAACTCTTTGATTTCGATAAGGAATCAAATAAACCAGGCGCTTGAACTTGAAGCAAGAATTAAAGCTCTAGAAAGTTCTGTAGAAAACTTAGTTGCTATGTCCGACGGCTCTCCTACAAACATTTCAAAATTGGAAAGCGACATCAACCAATTAAGAGTTAGTTTAAGGGAGTTGGAAAGTAATCTTCGCAGGGAAATGGACAAAAGGTTTTTTGAGTTTCAACAAAGAACTGTTTACAGCGGCACAAGTTCTGATCTTCAAAATTACATCGCCAACACCACAGCTCTTGTAAGACAGTTGACCAACGAATTGGAATATCTAAGAGGTTTGGTCAGAGAGTACGATAGAGATAGATTTTTAAAACTTGATCAAGGTTACATCACTTACGTTGTAAAACCCGGCGATACTTTGTCTGCAATTGCTCGCGCCTATGGATTTGGAGCGGACAAAATCAAGCAAATAGTCGAACTAAATCAACTTCAAGATCCAAACCGCTTACTGGTTGGTCAAAGACTCAAGATACCGATAGATGATCCATCCTCGCTTTTCAGATATCCATTGGATGTTCCAGTAGATCCAAAAAATGTTTTGTCTTCCTTTGGACAACCCGTAGGTGGAGGAGTTAGAACTGGCGTGGAAATCTACGTGGATCAACCGACAAAAGTTAGAGCGATTCTGCCAGGAAAGGTTGTCAATATCCTAAAAGATGATGGTTATTGGGTTCGAATTGACCACGGCAACGGGATTCTTGCCGTTTATGGAAACTTGTCAACCGTGGAAGTTTCGCAGGGACAGTGGGTAGGAATAGGTCAATTTGTTGGAACCGTTGACCGTATTTTTCACTTTGAAATATGGATAGATGGAGAACCAAAAGACCCGTTCAGAATTATTTTCAAGTACGCTGGTCAGTTTGAGGCAACCTATTACACCGAGTGGGAAGATGGAAAACTTCCAGAGCATCCCACTTTTAGGATCACCACAGCTGGAACGATTCCAAAAAATTGGTGGACGTTGGCAGCTGATCCTTCTGTTTTACCGCTTGGTACAGTGGTTTACATTCCTCAGTTTTCAGACAAACCCAACAATGGCTTTTTTGTTGTTGAAGACACCGGCTTGGCGATCAAAGGAAGAATTATTGATATTTATTTGAACGATTTGGCACAAGCTCGTGCCAACATGCGTTCTTTCGTTGATGTATACATTGTGACAAGCAAGTGA
- a CDS encoding RrF2 family transcriptional regulator, whose translation MGITVKSEYALRIMMHLAGCGQNNPVSLTNILKEAKVPKEFAEKIVSDLRRANLIVSARGRKGGYQLTKPANEMSVFEIMAAVDEPQKIIKCNFDEECCSDPESCAIRNLVWRRLWNNIISTLKSITLQELVDNCHKE comes from the coding sequence TTGGGCATAACGGTTAAAAGCGAGTACGCACTTAGAATAATGATGCACCTTGCAGGTTGCGGGCAGAATAATCCAGTTTCACTAACAAACATTTTAAAGGAAGCAAAGGTGCCGAAGGAATTTGCTGAAAAAATAGTATCAGATCTTAGGCGCGCAAATTTGATTGTTTCGGCTCGTGGAAGAAAAGGTGGTTACCAGTTGACAAAACCAGCAAATGAAATGAGTGTTTTTGAAATAATGGCGGCTGTTGATGAACCACAGAAAATAATCAAGTGCAACTTTGATGAGGAATGCTGCTCAGATCCAGAAAGTTGCGCAATAAGAAATCTAGTTTGGAGAAGACTTTGGAACAATATCATTTCGACGTTAAAATCGATCACACTTCAAGAACTCGTTGACAATTGTCATAAGGAGTGA
- a CDS encoding GAF domain-containing protein — MRNIVENISQDFFEILRYDKNQWFDYWKIYKKRHEPLIENYEKLFGLNEETVKQILLSFERRFLDKLYQKWQIIQRENKYLCSQLVSHKPDVFQLEKEDFSIFLAGLLGKADWTVVEGKQQAVILIDLVSLENKKILEQLPHVAYQATIGFRKGEKFGNFVEKEKIFEELLPTLLKIIDKNNLQKALEDICSVLYENISYYNWVGFYLVDKEKPNELVLGPYRGEPTEHVRIPFGKGICGQAAATGMTFVVQDVSKETNYLSCSPKVKSEIVVPIKVDGKIVGELDIDSHLLSPFDEFDKIFLNKICEKLSEKFKE; from the coding sequence ATGAGAAACATAGTTGAAAACATCTCTCAAGATTTTTTTGAGATACTCAGGTACGATAAAAATCAGTGGTTTGACTATTGGAAAATCTACAAGAAAAGGCATGAACCTTTGATTGAAAATTACGAAAAGTTGTTTGGATTGAATGAAGAAACCGTAAAACAAATCCTTTTGTCCTTTGAAAGAAGGTTTTTGGATAAGTTGTATCAAAAGTGGCAAATCATTCAACGTGAAAACAAGTACCTCTGCTCGCAACTTGTTTCGCATAAACCAGACGTTTTCCAGCTTGAAAAAGAAGATTTCTCCATCTTCCTTGCAGGACTTTTGGGAAAAGCAGATTGGACTGTGGTTGAAGGAAAACAACAAGCGGTGATATTGATCGACTTGGTATCACTCGAAAACAAGAAAATTTTAGAACAGCTTCCACACGTTGCCTATCAAGCAACAATTGGTTTTAGAAAAGGCGAAAAATTTGGAAACTTTGTTGAAAAAGAAAAAATTTTCGAAGAATTGTTGCCAACTCTTCTGAAAATCATTGACAAAAACAACCTTCAAAAAGCCCTGGAGGATATATGTTCTGTTCTCTATGAAAACATCTCTTACTACAACTGGGTTGGATTTTATCTGGTTGACAAGGAGAAACCAAACGAACTTGTTCTAGGTCCCTACAGAGGAGAACCGACGGAACATGTGAGAATTCCATTTGGAAAAGGTATTTGCGGGCAAGCTGCCGCAACTGGTATGACGTTTGTCGTTCAAGACGTTTCGAAAGAAACAAATTATCTTTCGTGCAGCCCGAAGGTGAAATCAGAAATAGTTGTGCCAATCAAAGTTGATGGAAAGATCGTTGGAGAACTCGACATCGACAGCCATCTACTTAGTCCATTTGATGAGTTTGATAAGATTTTCTTGAACAAAATTTGTGAAAAGCTTTCTGAGAAGTTCAAGGAGTGA